Genomic segment of Bartonella bacilliformis KC583:
GAAGATGGCGTCAAAACAATGGATGATTTTGCAGGCTATGCAGTTGACGACCTAGTTGGTTGGCGAGAACGCAAAAAAGGTCAAACACAAAATTTTCCTGGTATCTTGACCCCGTTTGATATCACACGTGCTGATGCAGAAGCTATGATTTTATATGCACGTGTGCAAGCAGGCTGGATAACTCAAACTGATCTTACCACAGAAGATCCTGAGGAAAATCAAGAAATCAGTAATTCGGACGTGGATACACTTTAAAATGAATGAACGGACCTGCATTGTAACAAGAAAAAGCGCTTCAGCAACAACGCTGATCCGCTTTGTTATTGGTCCAAACAATCAAATTGTCCCCGACCTTAAAGCTAATTTACCTGGGCGTGGTGTTTGGGTTTCTAGCCACTACGCTACCATTGAAGAAGCGGTCAAACGCAAAAGTTTTAGCAAAAGTTTTAAAACAGATGTTGAGGTTGCTGTAAACCTTCCTAGTATTGTGGATAAACTCTTGTTAAAATCAGCTCTTAGTGCACTTTCTATGGCACGAAAAGCAGGAACTATAGTTACAGGTGCAACTAAAGTTGATGCGGCTATTCGTTCTGGTCAAGCCGCTCTTGTACTTCATGCAAAAGAAGCAACAGATAACGGAATACAAAAAATTTCACAAGCTATTCATGCGTTACAAAGACAAACAAATCATACTGTAAAAGCCGTATCTTTATTTACAAATGATGAAATGAGTATGGCTTTTGGGACTAATCATGTGATACATGCAGCCTTATTAAATACAAAGGCTGCAGACGGATTTATCAAAATAATATACAAACTGATCACCTATCGTGAGGACAAGCGCAACAAGCTTGATGAGATGACGGCAAAAGCCGTGAAGGAAATGCAATGAGTGAAAATAATAATGACAAAATAACAGCTAAAAAGACGCTAACTCTAAAACGGTCGGGATCAGAAACAAATACGGTCAAACAAAATTTTAATCATAGTCGTACAAAAGCTGTGGTTGTCGAAACCAAACGGCGTAAGATTGCGCGTCCTGATGAAAAAACTGAAATGCCACAACCAATTACTAAACCGCATGTAGCACCCCCGCGTTCCAAGCCACGAATCGAAAAACCAGTGCTTGTTACCCCTACGGCTCAAAGCAATCTTTCATCAACTGAAATGGATGCAAGACTTCGTGCATTAGAAGAAGCGCATATCCAAGACGAGATAATCCGTAAACAAGCTGCAGAAAAACAAATTGCAGAAAGGCAGGCTGCAGAAAAACAAGCCAAAGAGAGTGAAGAAGGTTTGCATTTGCAAAAAACTCATAAGGAAAAAATACAAAAAAGTAGTTCAAATACTACAAAACCAACGCCTCTTTTTTCCTCTACAGTCTCTCCAATAGAATCGATAGAAGCTGCTCTCACGCTTAAAAACACAGCTGCCAGCAAACGTAAGGCAGATGAAAATGACGACGATGAGAAATATAATCGACGTGCTAATCTTTCAAAATCAGAAATACGTGCACCTAAAATTATAAAAGGTACCGATGAACGCCGCCGTGGAAAACTCACCCTTAATAGCGCGCTGGATGAAGAAGGCAACTCGCGTGGCCGCTCAATGGCTGCAATGCGTCGTCGACAGGAAAAATTTAAACGCGCACAAAACCAAGAACCACGAGAAAAAATTTCTCGGGAAGTTATTCTTCCTGAAACCATCACTATACAAGAACTCGCACAGCGTATGGCTGAACGCTCTGTTGATGTTATTAAATTTCTCATGAAACAAGAACAAATGATGAAGCCTGGTGATGTTATTGATGCAGACATTGCTGAGCTTATTGCTATCGAATTTGGTCATACAGTTAAGCGTGTTTCAGAATCGGATATAGAAGAAGGTATCTTTAATGTGGATGATGATCCTCAAAAGATGAAAACACGTCCACCAATTGTAACAATAATGGGCCATGTCGATCATGGAAAAACCTCTCTTCTTGACGCTATTCGTAAAGCCAATGTTGTCTCTAGTGAAGCAGGTGGTATTACACAGCATATTGGTGCTTATCAAGTTGAACAAAATGGACAAAAGATTACCTTTATTGACACACCTGGACACGCTGCTTTCACAGCTATGCGTGCTCGTGGTGCTCAAATTACCGATATTGCCGTTTTGGTCGTCGCTGCTGATGACAGTGTCATGCCGCAAACAATTGAATCAATTAATCATGCAAAAGCTGCTAATGTGCCTATTATTGTCGCTATCAATAAAATTGATAAACCAACTGCTGATGCACAAAAAGTGCGTACAGAACTTTTGCAACACGAAGTCTTTGTCGAAACCATGGGTGGGGAAACTTTAGAAGTTGAAGTTTCTGCAAAAACTGGTCAAAACCTTGATAAACTTCTTGAAGCTATTCTCCTGCAAGCTGAAATTCTTGATCTGAAAGCGGATTCAGAACGAACCGCAGATGGTATAGTTATCGAGGCAAAACTCGATCAAGGACGTGGATCGGTTGCAACTGTTCTTGTTCAAAAAGGTACATTGCATCTTTCTGACATTATCGTTGCTGGCAATGAATGGGGACGTATTCGTGCTTTGATTGATGATCATGGCAACCACATCAAAACAGCAAGTCCTTCTACACCAGTTGAAATTTTGGGTATGCAAGGTACACCACAAGCGGGTGACCGCTTTGCTGTTGTAGCTCACGAAGCAAAAGCACGTGAAATTGCTGAATATCGCCAAAGATTAGCACGTGATAAAGCTGCAGCCCGCAAAACTGGCTCTCGTAGTTCTCTTGAACAGATGATGACCAAACTACAAACTGTTGGCGTTAAAGAGTTTTCACTCATCATTAAAGGAGATGTTCAAGGATCTATAGAAGCGATTACTGCAGCATTAGAAAAATTAGGAAATGAGGAAGTGCAGACACGCATCGTTCATTCTGGTGCTGGAGGTATTACTGAAAGTGATATTTCTCTCGCTGAAACCTCTAATTCTGTTGTTATTGGCTTTAATGTTCGAGCCAATAAACAAGTACGTGATTTAGCTGAAACACAAGGAATTGAGATTCGTTATTATAATATCATTTATGACCTTGTTGATGATATCAAAGCAGCTATGTCAGGGTTGCTTTCACCAGAGAAACGCGAAACTTTCCTTGGTAATGCTGAAATTCTAGAAATCTTTAACATTACAAAAATTGGAAAAGTTGCAGGCTGTCAAGTCACAGAAGGTAAAATAGAACGAGGAGCTGGTGTTCGTCTTATCCGGGATAATATTGTTATTCATGAAGGAAAACTTAAAACACTCAAGCGTTTCAAAGATGAAGTCAATGAAGTGCAAATTGGTCAAGAGTGTGGAATAGCATTTGAAAAATATGAAGATATGCGTGCAGGCGATACCATTGAAATCTTTCGAGTTGAGCATGTTAATCGAACATTATAAAATTACCCAATAGCTTTCTTTTCTGTAAAATAAGGAAAGCTATTGGATCTAATTTAATGTCTTTATGCTTCTTCTTTTACAATGAAAAAGGGAACAGAAATTGCAGCAAAGGTAATAATTTCAATGAAACATGCAGATTTATCTCAACGGCAACTAAGAGTAGGAGAACAAGTTCGCCATGCGTTGGCTCATATGCTACAGCGAGGTATTTTGCTTGATGATGCTTTGAAAGATGTTGTTTTTTCTGTCTCTGAAGTACGCATGTCACCAGACTTAAAAATTGCTACTTGCTTTGTTTCATTTCTGAATACTGTTGATGACATTTCTCGTGCTACTCTCATTAAAGTTTTGAATAAACACAGTCGCTTTATCCGTGGAGAAATCAGTTCTTCATTGCGGCAAATGAAATATATGCCTGAATTACGTTTTCGGCTTGATAATAGTTTCGATAATTTTTCAAAAATTGATGCTTTACTTCGCTTACCTGAAGTAGCACGCGATCTTCATCATCATAAGCCTGAAGATTAAAATATGTCACGGCAATCTAAAAAAAAAGGTCGTTCTATTTCTGGCTGGGTTATTCTTGATAAACCAAAAGCAATGAAATCAACAGAAGCCGTCTCAAAAATCAAACGGCTCTTTAATGCACAAAAAGCAGGACATGCAGGAACACTTGATCCGCTTGCTTCTGGTTTACTCCCTATTGCATTGGGAGAAGCAACCAAAACTGTTCCTTATGTTATGGAAGGAACAAAAACCTACCATTTTCATGTAGCTTGGGGAGAAGAACGCTCTACAGATGATCTAGAAGGAGTGGTGACTAAAACATCCTCTAAACGACCAACACAGGAGGAAATCTTTGCTCTTTTACCTAAATATACGGGTGTTATTTTGCAAACCCCACCACAATTCTCTGCGATCAAAATTGCCGGCAACCGTGCCTATGATCTAGCACGTGAAGGTGAAATTTTCGAAATTCCACCCCGCCAAGTAAAAATTGATTCCCTTGAACTCATTGGAACAACAGATCAAGGATATTCCATCTTTGAAATGACATGCGGAAAAGGAACCTACGTGCGCTCCTTAGCACGCGATATGGGACATGATCTTGGTTGTTATGGGTATATTGCTGATTTACGCCGTACTGCAGTCGCGCCTTTTTGTGAAAATGATCTCATTACATGGGATGCATTAAAAGCTGCAATACCACACGAAAACACAACAGATGAAAATTGTATACCTCTCAAGCAAAATTTCTCTACACTTGATGGATTATTAATTGAAACAGATGTTGCATTAAAGTGTCTTGCTCATTATACCCTTAACCAAATTCAAGCACAGCGTGTTAGAATGGGAAATTCAATCCTCTTATGTGATCAAAACATGCCAACGAGTAATATTGATATCTGTGTAACCTATAAAGCCCAACTGCTTGCTATAGGCACTATTGATCAAAATCAATTCAAGCCAAAACGAATTTTTACTACTTTATAAATTTCTATCCTAAGATAGCTTCAAAAAATAGTTTTTATAACCAACACATAAGATAAATCCATCCTCATTACTTCGCATTCAAATGTACACTTTAAAGATTATTGGTCTGTAAAATCTCTATAATGAATCATCAACTGTGGTTATGTTGTGGTATTATTTATGCTGCTCAATTACGCGCAATCTTGTATCACTGGATACACTAATCGATTAAGATATTATGCACTTTTGTGCATCAGCTTTTGTAGCACAATGATTATAAAAATAATAATCCCTCCCATGTTGGTAACATTTTGCTCAAGAAGATCTTTAAGGTTTTCTCACAAAGACTAGCATTTTAATTTTCTTTCCTATATAAGTGGTCACAGTGAGTGAGAATTTTTGCTCCTCTTGTGACCTAACGACCCCTGCTGAACGACATCTCGGCTACGGGTGATTTTGTTTCTTCATTGTTTGAAAGGATTACACGATGTCGATTACAGCTGAACGTAAACAAGAGCTTATTACAGAATACGCAACCAAAGCTGGTGACACAGGATCACCAGAAGTGCAAGTTGCTGTTCTTTCTGAGCGTATTTCTAATTTGACCAATCACTTCAAATCTCATAAAAAAGATAACCATTCTCGTCGTGGTCTTTTAAAGATGGTTTCTCAACGTCGTCGCCTTCTTGATTACCTTAAAGAAGTTAATCATAGTCGTTACCAGGTGCTTATCGAAAAATTAGGCCTACGCCGTTAAAAAAGTGGGTATATGTTTTTGTTTTACAAAAACTACCCTCTTGATTTCAGTTCATTGCTTTCAGCCGAAAGCTAATAGGAAATTGTCATGTGGCAAAGTTACCAATAACCTTGTGTTTAAATTGTAATGTGCTTCTCCCCTTGTGAAAAACAAACGCATTTTGTTGATCTTGCCCACTGCTTTAAAAACATAACACATAGAATCAGAATGTGTGCACCGAGTCAATGCGAACACCTGGCTATTAAGGATAAAAAATGTTTAAAACCCATAAGGTAGAAATTGAGTGGGCCGGCCGGCCGCTCACCATCGAAACAGGAAGAGTTGCACGCCAAGCTGATGGTGCAGTTGTCGCTACCTACGGCGAAACCGTAGTTTTAGCAACTGTTGTTTCAGCCAAAGCTCCAAAACCAGATCAAGACTTTTTTCCACTCACCGTTAATTATCAAGAAAAAACTTATGCCGTTGGCAAAATACCTGGTGGTTATTTTAAACGTGAAAGCCGTCCGAGTGAAAATGAAACTTTAATTTCACGTTTAATTGATCGTCCGATCCGTCCTCTCTTTGTTGATGATTATAAAAACGACACGCAAGTTATTGTTTCCGTTATACAGCATGACCTAGAAAATAATCCTGATATTCTCTCTATGATTGCAGCTTCTGCTGCATTGACCTTGTCAGGAATTCCTTTCATGGGTCCTATTGCTGGTGCTCGCGTTGGCTATTGTAATGGGCACTATGTCCTCAATCCTACTCTTGATGAAATGCCCGAGTCAAAACTTGATCTTGTGGTTGCTGGAACAGAGAATGCCGTCTTAATGGTTGAATCAGAAGCACATGAATTATCTGAAGAAGTCATGTTGGGTGCAATCACATTTGGTCAAAAAGGCTTTCAACCGGTGATTGATGCAATCATTCAGCTTGCTGAAGTTGCTGCAAAAGAACCACGCGAGTTTATCCCCGAAGACTTCTCTGACTTAGAAAAAACTATGCTTAAAATGATCGAAAAAGATCTACGAAAAGCTTATACTATCACTGATAAACAGCAACGTTATGATGCGATTGATGCCATCAAAACAGAAATCCTCAGCAAGTTTGCGCCAGAAATGGAAGTAAATTGCGAGCTAACTGCAGATAAAATCGCAACTGTTTTCAAACGGTTACAAGCAAAAATTGTTCGCTGGAATATTCTTGACACTGGAAAACGCATTGATGGACGCGATCTTTCGACCGTACGTCCAATTCAGTCAGAAGTTGGTATTTTACCTCGTACACATGGATCAGCATTATTTACCCGCGGTGAAACACAAGCACTTGTTGTGGCAACATTAGGAACCAGCGAAGATGAACAATATGTCGATTTATTAACAGGTGTATGTAAAGAAACATTCTTACTCCATTACAATTTCCCCCCCTTTTCAGTAGGTGAAACAGGACGTCTTTCTTCTCCTGGCCGCCGTGAAATTGGTCACGGCAAGTTGGCATGGCGTGCTATTCATCCTATGTTGCCAACAAAAGAAGCTTTCCCCTACACTATTCGTGTCGTATCGGAAATTACTGAATCAAATGGGTCTTCTTCAATGGCAACTGTTTGCGGCACTTCACTCGCGCTCATGGATGCTGGTGTTCCTTTAGCACGTCCTGTTGCTGGTATTGCAATGGGTTTAATTAAAGAAGGTGAACGCTTTGTTATTCTTTCCGATATTTTGGGTGACGAAGATCATCTTGGTGATATGGACTTCAAAGTAGCAGGTACAAAAAATGGTATTACCTCCTTGCAAATGGATATAAAAATTGACGGTATCACTGAAGATATTATGAAAATTGCTCTTGAGCAGGCTAAAGATGGCCGAAACCATATTCTCAACGAAATGGCAAAAGCCTTAACCGATGCACGTACTGAGCTCAGCGAATTTTCTCCGCGTATCGAAATGATGACCATTCCCGTAGAAAAAATCCGCGAAGTTATCGGCTCTGGTGGTAAAGTTATCCGAGAAATTGTCGAACAAACTGGAGCAAAAATCAACATTGAAGATGATGGAACGATTAAAATTGCTTCTCCTGATACTAAATCCATTGAAACTGCTAAAAGTTGGATTCATTCAATCGTTGATGAACCTGAAGTCGGTACCATCTATCAAGGAACAGTTGTCAAAACTACAGAATTTGGTGCATTTATAAACTTTTTTGGCTCACATGATGGGCTCGTTCATATTTCTCAGCTCGCATCGAAACGCGTTGCAAAAACAACCGATGTTGTTAAAG
This window contains:
- a CDS encoding RNA-binding protein — encoded protein: MNERTCIVTRKSASATTLIRFVIGPNNQIVPDLKANLPGRGVWVSSHYATIEEAVKRKSFSKSFKTDVEVAVNLPSIVDKLLLKSALSALSMARKAGTIVTGATKVDAAIRSGQAALVLHAKEATDNGIQKISQAIHALQRQTNHTVKAVSLFTNDEMSMAFGTNHVIHAALLNTKAADGFIKIIYKLITYREDKRNKLDEMTAKAVKEMQ
- the infB gene encoding translation initiation factor IF-2, yielding MSENNNDKITAKKTLTLKRSGSETNTVKQNFNHSRTKAVVVETKRRKIARPDEKTEMPQPITKPHVAPPRSKPRIEKPVLVTPTAQSNLSSTEMDARLRALEEAHIQDEIIRKQAAEKQIAERQAAEKQAKESEEGLHLQKTHKEKIQKSSSNTTKPTPLFSSTVSPIESIEAALTLKNTAASKRKADENDDDEKYNRRANLSKSEIRAPKIIKGTDERRRGKLTLNSALDEEGNSRGRSMAAMRRRQEKFKRAQNQEPREKISREVILPETITIQELAQRMAERSVDVIKFLMKQEQMMKPGDVIDADIAELIAIEFGHTVKRVSESDIEEGIFNVDDDPQKMKTRPPIVTIMGHVDHGKTSLLDAIRKANVVSSEAGGITQHIGAYQVEQNGQKITFIDTPGHAAFTAMRARGAQITDIAVLVVAADDSVMPQTIESINHAKAANVPIIVAINKIDKPTADAQKVRTELLQHEVFVETMGGETLEVEVSAKTGQNLDKLLEAILLQAEILDLKADSERTADGIVIEAKLDQGRGSVATVLVQKGTLHLSDIIVAGNEWGRIRALIDDHGNHIKTASPSTPVEILGMQGTPQAGDRFAVVAHEAKAREIAEYRQRLARDKAAARKTGSRSSLEQMMTKLQTVGVKEFSLIIKGDVQGSIEAITAALEKLGNEEVQTRIVHSGAGGITESDISLAETSNSVVIGFNVRANKQVRDLAETQGIEIRYYNIIYDLVDDIKAAMSGLLSPEKRETFLGNAEILEIFNITKIGKVAGCQVTEGKIERGAGVRLIRDNIVIHEGKLKTLKRFKDEVNEVQIGQECGIAFEKYEDMRAGDTIEIFRVEHVNRTL
- the rbfA gene encoding 30S ribosome-binding factor RbfA — encoded protein: MKHADLSQRQLRVGEQVRHALAHMLQRGILLDDALKDVVFSVSEVRMSPDLKIATCFVSFLNTVDDISRATLIKVLNKHSRFIRGEISSSLRQMKYMPELRFRLDNSFDNFSKIDALLRLPEVARDLHHHKPED
- the truB gene encoding tRNA pseudouridine(55) synthase TruB, whose product is MSRQSKKKGRSISGWVILDKPKAMKSTEAVSKIKRLFNAQKAGHAGTLDPLASGLLPIALGEATKTVPYVMEGTKTYHFHVAWGEERSTDDLEGVVTKTSSKRPTQEEIFALLPKYTGVILQTPPQFSAIKIAGNRAYDLAREGEIFEIPPRQVKIDSLELIGTTDQGYSIFEMTCGKGTYVRSLARDMGHDLGCYGYIADLRRTAVAPFCENDLITWDALKAAIPHENTTDENCIPLKQNFSTLDGLLIETDVALKCLAHYTLNQIQAQRVRMGNSILLCDQNMPTSNIDICVTYKAQLLAIGTIDQNQFKPKRIFTTL
- the rpsO gene encoding 30S ribosomal protein S15, whose amino-acid sequence is MSITAERKQELITEYATKAGDTGSPEVQVAVLSERISNLTNHFKSHKKDNHSRRGLLKMVSQRRRLLDYLKEVNHSRYQVLIEKLGLRR
- the pnp gene encoding polyribonucleotide nucleotidyltransferase, producing the protein MFKTHKVEIEWAGRPLTIETGRVARQADGAVVATYGETVVLATVVSAKAPKPDQDFFPLTVNYQEKTYAVGKIPGGYFKRESRPSENETLISRLIDRPIRPLFVDDYKNDTQVIVSVIQHDLENNPDILSMIAASAALTLSGIPFMGPIAGARVGYCNGHYVLNPTLDEMPESKLDLVVAGTENAVLMVESEAHELSEEVMLGAITFGQKGFQPVIDAIIQLAEVAAKEPREFIPEDFSDLEKTMLKMIEKDLRKAYTITDKQQRYDAIDAIKTEILSKFAPEMEVNCELTADKIATVFKRLQAKIVRWNILDTGKRIDGRDLSTVRPIQSEVGILPRTHGSALFTRGETQALVVATLGTSEDEQYVDLLTGVCKETFLLHYNFPPFSVGETGRLSSPGRREIGHGKLAWRAIHPMLPTKEAFPYTIRVVSEITESNGSSSMATVCGTSLALMDAGVPLARPVAGIAMGLIKEGERFVILSDILGDEDHLGDMDFKVAGTKNGITSLQMDIKIDGITEDIMKIALEQAKDGRNHILNEMAKALTDARTELSEFSPRIEMMTIPVEKIREVIGSGGKVIREIVEQTGAKINIEDDGTIKIASPDTKSIETAKSWIHSIVDEPEVGTIYQGTVVKTTEFGAFINFFGSHDGLVHISQLASKRVAKTTDVVKEGDKVWVQLMGFDERGKIRLSMKVVDQQTGKEIPQDDLIKTEKEQNPDEKNKSEKKRHNRKKED